From the Astyanax mexicanus isolate ESR-SI-001 chromosome 12, AstMex3_surface, whole genome shotgun sequence genome, the window gtaggcctgtcacaattttaaactattattgtttgcacaatatattgtcccaaaatatATTGGAATAAACATTAACAAtgtattaataatgcacttttaccattttaatgagcaataaacttttaaataattgatatacCGACACATTCACATTAGAAGGCTTTTTTCACTGAGAAAAAACTAATATCTAATATTGAGGTCAGTTAAATTTATTGAGGTCActtccatatattgtatgataataatataacaacagtAATAATTCTGATAGGCTTACCTCTAACTGTGTGCAGATCATAACACACAGTTAGAGGTAAAACACTTATAAACACTTATTTGGTTTAGCTTTACACTAAATAGAAATTGTTCTTAACTGGGACAGATttcattatttataaaaaaaataaaaggtaagTTCTTACCTGGTCTTCACCCTCGTCTTTTGGTCTCTTACGCCGACCTGCAGAACAGTACCCAGAGTTTTACAGCTTTTGCAATTTGTGCAATATTTTCTTGATCATATTCTATTAAATGATAGCCATTTTTACTCACGCTTGTATGTAATACATAGGGCAGCTGTGATGCAGGCAGTCATCAGCACTAAGCCTAATGCTGATACTCCCATAATTGTAACAGCAAACGGCTTTGGTGGAGCTGGACTGGTGACTATGGTGAAATTCACAGGCACTGGTTGTGGATATTTAGCACAATTATgcagtattaaatatatatagacaATATAAAGGCACACATAAAATAGAAAtaccttcttttaaatctgtattgacTTTATGTGCTTTTGGAATTGTTGTAAAGAGCAGATACACTAAATTAAATTCATCAAATTTTAGAAAGAACAACTGGGAGGTTTGTTTGATATTGTTTTAATGCCTACTGTATGTATTACAGTAATATCTATAACACATTATTTACTATGATCAATAAGGCTGAACTTACCCACTCTTAGCTCCGTGCCTTGTTCAGAAATCTTTACACCGAGCAATGGCACATCATACCATACTTTACAGTAATAGGTGCCACTGTCGTTCAACTGCACTGATGGTAAGTGCAAAACTGATGTTTGGGAAACAGTTCTGCTGTTAAAGTTCTGTGATCTTAGAGCAGAAATGTTATATGGTTCATGTTTATCTACCTCTGTATTATTTTTGAGCCATTTAACCTTTAGCAGCTCTGTAGTAGAATTAAATTTGAAACTGCAGTTTATGTTCACAGGTTGACCCTCTATTGCGTTAATTCTTTCAGGATTCTGCCACACAGTCAGGTctgattcacacacacaccctacagccaaagagaaaaagaagaaatgattaataatatatttattacaaatatttcGTCATTTGTATAGTGCACATATACTGGTTGTGAATGAGTAAAATGTACTGCAATGTAAAAACCCATCCAAACTAATGAGTGCGTATCCAATTCAGTGGCGTCAAACTAAGATGTTTAAACTCaaccataatgcacaaaaatatgATCACTTACAATCAGATTAACTATAGCAGCTAATCTTATGAAagagaaaaactaaataaactataGAAAATAAAATCAGTATACTGTTGATTTCACACAAAATCAACAAAACACCAACTTTACATGAGAAGAAAAAACATGCCTAACCTTTAGTGCAATGTAATGCAAAAAGATtgttatcatttattattattttttagcataTCTATTGTTCCATTAATTATACAATTACTAgaatacaatgtaaagaacaagtgCAGAAGATACATCAGCTCAATAAAAAGTGTGATAGTGAGTCTTACCTGTTAGAAATGCGCTGAGCAGGAGTGTGTATACACTGTGTATGTGTGCCATTGTGCTTCAGTAACTGAGGCC encodes:
- the si:dkey-63d15.12 gene encoding uncharacterized protein si:dkey-63d15.12 isoform X1; translation: MAHIHSVYTLLLSAFLTGCVCESDLTVWQNPERINAIEGQPVNINCSFKFNSTTELLKVKWLKNNTEVDKHEPYNISALRSQNFNSRTVSQTSVLHLPSVQLNDSGTYYCKVWYDVPLLGVKISEQGTELRVVPVNFTIVTSPAPPKPFAVTIMGVSALGLVLMTACITAALCITYKRRRKRPKDEGEDQPAQREDDSSVLYAALKILKPEDRKNTQAIQQELNQDCSTDNEVLYSGIRLKPQKQKHTTHSE
- the si:dkey-63d15.12 gene encoding uncharacterized protein si:dkey-63d15.12 isoform X2, which codes for MAHIHSVYTLLLSAFLTGCVCESDLTVWQNPERINAIEGQPVNINCSFKFNSTTELLKVKWLKNNTEVDKHEPYNISALRSQNFNSRTVSQTSVLHLPSVQLNDSGTYYCKVWYDVPLLGVKISEQGTELRVVPVNFTIVTSPAPPKPFAVTIMGVSALGLVLMTACITAALCITYKRRRKRPKDEGEDQPAQREDDSSVLYAALKILKPEDRKNTQATQQELKQDCSTDEVLYSGIRLKPQKQKHTVLSY